Sequence from the Deltaproteobacteria bacterium genome:
TATTGTCTGTTTAGAACTTATAATTGTTTTGCTAAAAAGGGCTATTCAATTACAAGTACACACTTGAAGGATTAAACATATTGTAGTTACCTGTAACCACCTTTTCTTAAAACATCCCTTTTTTATAATTCAAAAATTCCATGCCCCTGCAGTTTATCTTGTATCCGTATATCCAGCCTTTAATATTATAATTACAGGGTTTCCGTCTCCGGTATAACCAATGATAGCGGTACAGGTTATTTACAGCCCTGCA
This genomic interval carries:
- a CDS encoding MarR family transcriptional regulator; the protein is MTVNELADALDIPIQQVCRAVNNLYRYHWLYRRRKPCNYNIKGWIYGYKINCRGMEFLNYKKGMF